The following DNA comes from Synechococcus sp. CC9616.
AGCATCCCTCACCAGAAAGCGCACTGCATCGATATCTGGGCCAATCCAGCCCCGAGAGCAGCTCGTCGTATGCCGCTTCTGAGGCTTCCTGCTGATCCGGTGCAACCTTGTCCCACTTGTTCAGGACAACGATCACCGGGAGTGGCTGCTGGCGCAGCAAATTCACGATGAAGCCATCGCCACGGCCCGGTCGCTCACATCCCTCGAGCAACAGCACCACAAGATCCACTTCACCGATAGCGGTGCGGGCGCTTTGCACCAGACGCTCCCCCAGCAGGTGATGGGGCTTGTGAATCCCAGGCGTATCCACCAGGACCATCTGCGCCACCTCCGTGGTGAGAATGGCCCGCAAACGATTGCGGGTGGTCTGGGCCACAGGCGAGGTGATCGCCACCTTCTCCCCCACCAGCTGGTTCACCAGGGTGGACTTGCCCACATTGGGCCTGCCGATCAGGGCGATGAAGCCGGAGCGATGGTCCGCCGACAACGGTGTGCTGAGCATGGTTCAAGTCTGCGCTGTCATCGCCCGGGCAATAGCCTGCGCCCACTGGAGTGGCGT
Coding sequences within:
- the era gene encoding GTPase Era, whose translation is MLSTPLSADHRSGFIALIGRPNVGKSTLVNQLVGEKVAITSPVAQTTRNRLRAILTTEVAQMVLVDTPGIHKPHHLLGERLVQSARTAIGEVDLVVLLLEGCERPGRGDGFIVNLLRQQPLPVIVVLNKWDKVAPDQQEASEAAYDELLSGLDWPRYRCSALSGEGCSDLSVDMAAMLPTGPQLYPPEMVCDQPERVLMGELIREQVLLHTREEVPHSVAVTIDRVEEMPAKGKGGGRTAVLATVLVERKSQKGILIGKGGAMLKTIGQGARLQMQTLIDGPVYLELFVKVVPDWRSKPQRLNELGYGVNTP